From Methanocella paludicola SANAE, a single genomic window includes:
- a CDS encoding rhodanese-like domain-containing protein — protein MATEQIKFISMQHLKRVMEGSEPYRLVDVRGKEDYDKEHIKGAMSLPLDDLDRAKSLFKPDELIIVYCDSFVCSASSSAAKMLAGMGFHNVRDYKGGVREWKMGGLPTESS, from the coding sequence ATGGCGACAGAGCAGATCAAGTTCATCAGTATGCAGCACTTAAAGCGGGTCATGGAGGGCAGCGAGCCCTACCGGCTCGTCGACGTTCGCGGAAAGGAGGACTACGATAAAGAGCATATAAAGGGCGCTATGTCCCTTCCTCTCGACGATCTCGACAGGGCGAAATCGCTTTTCAAGCCCGACGAGCTTATTATCGTGTACTGTGACAGCTTCGTTTGTTCGGCGAGCAGCAGCGCCGCTAAGATGCTGGCCGGCATGGGCTTCCATAATGTCCGGGACTATAAGGGCGGCGTCCGTGAGTGGAAGATGGGCGGCCTGCCTACTGAGAGTTCGTGA
- a CDS encoding AMP-binding protein — MPGKISQSYAFRGSEKPLIGKTIGDMFDEIAETYPDNDAMVSLQQGKRYTYREFQKETNRIAKGLLSLGFKKGDRVAIWATNIAEWVMVQVATAKAGIIMINVNPAYRTHELEYVLSQSETQALLLIDRFKTSDYVGMVNEVCPELKTSKPGQLNCENLPFLKTVILIRGEKQPGMLTWDEFLKMGDELPDGVLCGLQCSLDFDDPINIMYTSGTTGFPKGVVLTHHNLVNNGYFIGECMRFTDKDRLCIPVPFYHCFGMVLSNLACMTHGATMVIPAEYFDPISTLTAIEKERCTAVHGVPTMFIAELEHPDFNKFNLKTLRTGIMAGSPCPIEYMRKVSTLMNMSEIVITYGQTESSPGLTMSSTHDPLEKRVSTVGQPMPHCELKIVDPKTGKMVPRGQPGEICARGYMIMRGYYKNKEATDLAVDEEGWLHTGDLGTLDDEDYCKITGRLKDMVIRGGENIYPREVEEFLYEHPAISDVQVIGVPDMKYGEELCAWIKLKNGSVMTPDEIKAFCKGKIAHYKIPRYIKFADEFPMTISGKIQKYKMREISTKELGLEDVAKIKTA, encoded by the coding sequence ATGCCCGGAAAAATATCCCAAAGCTATGCGTTCAGGGGTTCGGAAAAGCCGCTGATCGGCAAGACCATCGGCGACATGTTCGACGAGATCGCCGAGACTTACCCCGATAACGACGCAATGGTATCGCTACAGCAGGGTAAGCGGTACACCTATCGCGAATTCCAGAAAGAGACCAATCGGATAGCTAAGGGATTATTAAGCTTAGGCTTTAAGAAAGGGGACCGGGTCGCGATATGGGCGACGAACATCGCCGAGTGGGTGATGGTCCAGGTCGCGACCGCCAAAGCCGGCATCATCATGATCAACGTCAACCCGGCATACAGGACCCACGAGCTCGAGTACGTGCTGAGCCAGTCCGAGACCCAGGCTCTGTTACTCATCGACCGTTTCAAGACGTCCGACTACGTCGGCATGGTCAACGAGGTCTGCCCGGAGCTGAAGACCTCTAAGCCGGGACAGCTCAACTGCGAGAATCTGCCCTTCCTGAAGACGGTCATCCTCATCAGGGGCGAGAAGCAGCCCGGCATGCTTACCTGGGACGAGTTCCTGAAGATGGGCGACGAGCTGCCGGACGGAGTGCTCTGCGGCCTGCAGTGTTCCCTGGATTTCGACGACCCTATCAATATCATGTACACCTCGGGCACGACCGGCTTCCCCAAGGGCGTCGTGCTCACGCACCATAACCTGGTGAACAACGGGTACTTCATCGGCGAATGCATGAGGTTCACCGATAAAGACCGGCTCTGCATCCCCGTACCATTCTATCACTGCTTCGGCATGGTGCTCTCCAACCTGGCCTGTATGACCCACGGTGCCACCATGGTCATCCCGGCCGAGTACTTCGACCCAATCTCGACGCTCACGGCCATCGAGAAGGAGCGCTGCACGGCCGTCCACGGCGTGCCCACGATGTTCATCGCCGAGCTGGAGCATCCTGACTTTAATAAGTTCAACCTGAAGACGCTGCGCACGGGCATCATGGCGGGCTCGCCCTGCCCCATCGAGTACATGCGCAAGGTAAGCACGCTCATGAACATGAGCGAGATCGTCATTACATATGGCCAGACGGAGTCGTCTCCCGGCCTCACGATGTCATCGACGCACGACCCGCTGGAGAAGCGCGTCTCTACCGTCGGTCAGCCCATGCCCCACTGCGAGCTCAAGATCGTCGACCCCAAGACGGGCAAGATGGTCCCGCGGGGTCAGCCCGGCGAGATATGCGCCCGGGGCTACATGATCATGCGGGGCTATTACAAGAATAAGGAAGCCACGGACCTGGCCGTCGATGAAGAGGGCTGGCTCCATACCGGAGACCTTGGCACCCTGGACGATGAGGACTACTGCAAGATCACCGGCCGCCTGAAAGACATGGTGATCAGGGGCGGCGAGAACATCTACCCGAGAGAAGTAGAAGAGTTCCTCTACGAACACCCGGCCATCAGCGATGTGCAGGTCATCGGCGTGCCCGACATGAAGTACGGCGAGGAGCTCTGCGCATGGATAAAGCTAAAGAACGGCTCGGTCATGACCCCGGACGAGATCAAGGCGTTCTGTAAGGGCAAGATCGCCCACTACAAGATCCCCCGCTACATTAAGTTCGCGGACGAGTTCCCCATGACTATTTCCGGGAAGATCCAGAAGTATAAGATGAGGGAGATCTCTACAAAAGAGCTTGGCCTGGAAGACGTGGCTAAGATCAAGACAGCTTAA